Part of the Leishmania major strain Friedlin complete genome, chromosome 7 genome is shown below.
ACCTCCACTCCACCGCTGCTCTCGATGGGGTACAGCGGAAGTGCGTCGTCTGCCTCGCACGATCACGTCACCTACGGCGGGGACGCCTCCGCTCAGAACCTGACGCTGACTTCATCGGCCTTGTCTCTCTTCACGTGCCTGAGCACTTCCCTTTCGGGCTCTGAAGCTTGCAAGACCGCTCTCATCGGCGGTGCACGAGCCACGAGGGACACGGCAGGCATGACGACGCcggacgccgtcggcgccgctgccgcgcaagATGTAtcatcgccgcggcgcagctctgtCGCATACCCTTTGACGGTGTCGACCACAGAGCACGTAGCGGAGATCACCGCCCCCGAGAACGGTCAGgatgcggaggaggtgcacagTTGCATGACATTGTCCTCGACGGCAACTTCTCCAGGAACGTCTCCTGTGGTAGCAGcgttgccgccactgcctcagcagcggcgggtgctCCTGTCGTCGTCCAGCAACGAACGCCAATACACGTTGCCGGCAACGGCATCGCATACGGAGGAGACCGCGCAGCCCCTCTCCTGTAGCGGTTCTCTCCCCAGCATCATCACGGCGTTCACCCCGCCCGCGACGACGGGAGAGACCGCCGCCCACGCGCCGCCTTCCGTGAGCCCTGCGCCGTCGAAACCGCCCGTCGGACcatcggccgcggcggcgacagccaTGCTGACGCGCTACACCAGAGCGTTGAGCGACGCTGAAAAGCAAGACGTGAAGCACGAAGCCCGTGGCCGACCCTACATGCTGCTCGACTCGGACTGCAGTGGTAGATCCGCTGACTGTGCTGCCGGCACTCGGGCGGCGTCAACAGCaaacgagcagcagcgccgctcatTGCACGCGacagagacacgcgcaccgccaccggaCGGCACGGTCTGCGACGTTGAAGAGGCCGAGgaagcggcgccagcagctccatcagcCATCATCaggccagcggcggcggagcgggcgCTATCGAGTGAGCAGCGCTATGCCTTCCACGTGGCAGTGAAGGAGCACCGAAGTGTGTTTATcactggcggcgccggcaccggcaagtcgcacctgctgcgcaccattATTCGCGCCCtacccgcctcctccaccttcgtCACCGCGACGACAGGCATTGCCGCTCTCAACCTCAGCGGCTCGACGCTGCACAGCTTCGTCGGGTGCGGCATCCCCGATCGAAACAGCAAGGGCGACAGTCTGCTGAGCATCGTTCTCAgcaagcagcgctgcgtgcgcagctggcgcacTTGCCGCGTACTGATCATAGACGAAGTGTCCATGCTCGAGCCAAGCTTCTTCGACCTGGTTGACTACATTGCTCGACACGTGCGCAACCGCCCGCACGAGCCGTTCGGCGGCATTCAGCTCATCCTCTCGGGCGACTTCCTCCAGCTCCCGCCGGTGTCGCGcgaacggcgcggcagcagcccgcAGTTCTGCTtcgaggcggaggcgtgGTGGAGGGTGAACCCGAGGGTGTGCCTGCTCTCAATGCCGTTCCGCCAACGCAGCCTGCGCTTCTTTGCCGTCTTGAACGAGATGCGCGTTGGCGAGCTGCAGCCGGACTCGGTCGAGCTGCTCTACTCGATGGACACGACAGAGCGGGTGCACTTTGTGCGGCGCACAGACGTCGCCACGGGCGTGACGGTGGAGGACGACCATGGTGCACCGGGGGTGGTGCGGGTGGGCCTCAAGCGAGAGGCGGACGTGAGCGCCGAGGCGGcagtgcgcagcgcagccgcctgcAAGACGGAGATGTCGGCTACGAATATGCGACAGACACGGCTGGAGCTCGTCAACGGCTTCGGACGCGCCATGGATGCCCCGTTCGATGGCTACACAATCCTTCGCTCCACCCGCGCCGAGGTGGACGCGGAAAACGAACGGTACTACCGCCAGCTCAACACCGAGATCTTCATGTACCACGGCTTCCACACGGGCAAGGGCGACTTTCCGGATAGCACACTGACAAGGATTGTGCACCTGCGCAAGGGCTGCCGTGTTATGCTCATCAAAAACTTCGACCCTCGGCTAGGGCTAGTcaacggcagcaccggcaccatCACCGACTTCGTGAGCTTCGCCAACGGCTACCTCTTCAAGACGCAGggcatcagcgccgccgacgcacaATCCATCTGCGTTGGGCGGGGCACGATGATGGACCAGTGGCACACGATGTTGCCGATTGTAGCCTTCGATCTGCGCTGCGCTGATGGCACTGTGGCGACACGCGAGCTCGTTGTGGAGCCGCAGGAGTGGAAGGAGATGCTTGGGTCGCGCGAGGTGTCACGCTCTGTGCAGATCCCGCTCATCCTCGCCTACGCCATCACTATCCACAAGTCGCAAGGGATGTCGCTGACGCAGGTGGACATCGACTTCAAGAAGGTATTTGAGTCTGGCCAGTCGTACGTGGCGCTGTCTCGGTGCACTGACATGGCGAGCGTGCGGCTGCACGGATTTGATGCCCATCGCGTCAGCGCCAACCCCACCGCTCTCGCGTACTACAAGGCGCTGGCTCTGCAGCaagagcggctgcgctggcgtcgcACTCATGTGCCGCAGAtggtggcggcagaggaggccaTGGAGGCGTTCAGCTGCACCCCGTA
Proteins encoded:
- a CDS encoding putative PIF1 helicase-like protein, with protein sequence MTTPDAVGAAAAQDVSSPRRSSVAYPLTVSTTEHVAEITAPENGQDAEEVHSCMTLSSTATSPGTSPVVAALPPLPQQRRVLLSSSSNERQYTLPATASHTEETAQPLSCSGSLPSIITAFTPPATTGETAAHAPPSVSPAPSKPPVGPSAAAATAMLTRYTRALSDAEKQDVKHEARGRPYMLLDSDCSGRSADCAAGTRAASTANEQQRRSLHATETRAPPPDGTVCDVEEAEEAAPAAPSAIIRPAAAERALSSEQRYAFHVAVKEHRSVFITGGAGTGKSHLLRTIIRALPASSTFVTATTGIAALNLSGSTLHSFVGCGIPDRNSKGDSLLSIVLSKQRCVRSWRTCRVLIIDEVSMLEPSFFDLVDYIARHVRNRPHEPFGGIQLILSGDFLQLPPVSRERRGSSPQFCFEAEAWWRVNPRVCLLSMPFRQRSLRFFAVLNEMRVGELQPDSVELLYSMDTTERVHFVRRTDVATGVTVEDDHGAPGVVRVGLKREADVSAEAAVRSAAACKTEMSATNMRQTRLELVNGFGRAMDAPFDGYTILRSTRAEVDAENERYYRQLNTEIFMYHGFHTGKGDFPDSTLTRIVHLRKGCRVMLIKNFDPRLGLVNGSTGTITDFVSFANGYLFKTQGISAADAQSICVGRGTMMDQWHTMLPIVAFDLRCADGTVATRELVVEPQEWKEMLGSREVSRSVQIPLILAYAITIHKSQGMSLTQVDIDFKKVFESGQSYVALSRCTDMASVRLHGFDAHRVSANPTALAYYKALALQQERLRWRRTHVPQMVAAEEAMEAFSCTPYGYVLLNEAETLVRHGREDRATGFSTSLDSFASTSTLSSRSPASDGDRLKSEDFDEGNGAAVKVVGKERRDGWGEGRTQRRRQKHHRHREGHAWAGDHSAGRSRAYARDGLDGESSDGSDEDDEDGDDMNETVRLDKLRRRITPLLTTAAMVKRLVTRQAMPLHHVRNSRIVVDAHALFQLVAGPESAAAFDVLFGQQDNMMRVPLCVHTLVTEAAAYRSCSESLSQPVSPHQPVDGSRSSHGDALVGYDTLRGGLGGARREPFDAPLLAASHAAAEALAVMERAKQDFILDVQRPEQTCALPAADLGWLRFTVVLPLLRHRQAKARAKDGAGVDAASDAGGTCREVDFILNRDPREILHHRAILEYAMYLQASFGEGVVICTDSVLLAAYAFAWRLRVASMDYLCGDNSGADDVAA